One stretch of Oncorhynchus clarkii lewisi isolate Uvic-CL-2024 chromosome 3, UVic_Ocla_1.0, whole genome shotgun sequence DNA includes these proteins:
- the LOC139397340 gene encoding death-associated protein-like 1 homolog, giving the protein MVQLSKSGVRESPELKAGHPPAVKAGGKRVVKKSCEESHATHHVNPEREHKVPKPRSAATSSRMQQISVLMSGTLDKLGHDFPETPVSVKHSRLRPAMEKAHSPAFKSSFCIQQPKKF; this is encoded by the exons ATGGTGCAACTATCTAAatctggagtgagagagagtccTGAATTGAAGGCTGGCCATCCTCCAGCAG TGAAGGCTGGGGGGAAACGAGTGGTCAAGAAAAGCTGTGAGGAGAGTCATGCCACCCACCATGTGAACCCAGAGAGGGAACACAAAGTTCCCAAACCCAG ATCTGCAGCCACCTCCAGCAGAATGCAGCAAATCAGTGTCTTGATGTCAGGAACACTTGACAAG TTGGGACATGACTTCCCAGAGACCCCAGTAAGTGTGAAGCACAGCAGACTCAGACCTGCTATGGAGAAGGCACACTCGCCAGCTTTCAAGTCCAGCTTCTGCATCCAGCAACCCAAAAAGTTCTGA